The Cohnella abietis genome has a segment encoding these proteins:
- a CDS encoding ArsR/SmtB family transcription factor, which produces MGLNLDPNKCKKLIEDNIDIEFFRAVLDPVRSELLIFLSANGEMTIGGIAEYFPQNRSVISRHLDFMSRFGIVQRRKEGREVYYKTNNNFIVNKFEETANNMKALMNLK; this is translated from the coding sequence ATGGGATTAAATCTTGATCCAAATAAATGTAAAAAGCTGATAGAAGACAATATAGATATTGAGTTTTTCCGAGCAGTACTCGATCCAGTGCGTAGTGAGTTGTTGATTTTTCTTTCAGCAAATGGTGAAATGACAATCGGTGGTATTGCAGAATATTTTCCACAGAATCGTTCAGTTATTTCTCGGCATCTTGATTTCATGAGTCGTTTCGGTATAGTTCAAAGGAGAAAAGAAGGCCGAGAAGTTTATTACAAAACAAATAATAATTTCATTGTGAATAAATTTGAAGAAACAGCTAACAATATGAAAGCACTTATGAATTTGAAATAA
- a CDS encoding GNAT family N-acetyltransferase has product MNIRLEDVSPLNFEQVIKLISDKDQEQKIQIFERWVGSNAYFLGVCYTYKFKARAIYDGETIIGFACHGLNPDNQRFELVSIMLGYQYQGKGYGVPCIKLVINEMIQHYKCNEIYITVIHDNVAAIRLYEKVGFVATGEVEKAFHDEPVYKLVVS; this is encoded by the coding sequence ATGAATATTCGTTTAGAAGATGTATCGCCCTTAAATTTCGAACAAGTCATCAAATTAATATCTGATAAAGATCAGGAACAAAAAATACAAATTTTCGAAAGATGGGTTGGATCAAATGCATATTTCCTTGGGGTCTGTTATACGTATAAATTTAAAGCAAGAGCCATCTATGATGGTGAAACTATAATTGGGTTTGCTTGTCATGGTTTAAACCCTGATAACCAAAGATTTGAACTTGTTAGCATTATGCTCGGTTACCAATATCAAGGAAAAGGATATGGTGTTCCATGTATTAAGTTAGTCATTAACGAAATGATCCAACATTACAAATGTAATGAAATCTATATAACAGTTATTCATGACAATGTAGCCGCAATTCGTTTATATGAAAAGGTTGGTTTTGTAGCAACAGGTGAGGTCGAGAAGGCATTTCACGATGAGCCGGTTTATAAATTAGTAGTTAGTTAG
- a CDS encoding ABC transporter ATP-binding protein → MKIEATSFTKSIGKIKVLENINVSLESGNIYGVVGRNGSGKTMFLRMITGLILPTNGEVKVDGRVLGKDISFPDKLGILLEKPSFIGHLTGYENLKMLAKIRNVTKSEDIQYFMNIFDLDWKTKKKFNKYSLGMKQKLGIIQAIMENQQIIILDEPFNALDETSVGTLRKVLEKLRTEQKLIVMTSHNKEDIQLLCDHTITISEGKIIGVHKNLEQENDLMTAKDA, encoded by the coding sequence ATGAAAATTGAAGCAACTAGTTTCACCAAATCAATCGGTAAAATTAAAGTTCTTGAAAATATAAATGTCTCTCTAGAAAGTGGGAATATTTACGGAGTAGTTGGTAGGAACGGAAGCGGTAAAACAATGTTTTTGAGAATGATTACTGGCCTGATACTGCCAACTAATGGAGAGGTCAAAGTAGATGGGAGAGTTTTGGGGAAGGATATTTCATTTCCTGATAAGTTAGGGATACTACTTGAAAAACCAAGTTTTATAGGACATCTGACAGGTTATGAGAATTTGAAAATGCTAGCTAAAATAAGAAATGTAACTAAGAGTGAAGATATTCAATATTTTATGAATATATTTGATTTGGACTGGAAAACCAAGAAGAAATTCAATAAGTACTCATTAGGAATGAAGCAGAAATTAGGGATTATTCAGGCTATTATGGAAAATCAACAAATTATCATATTGGATGAACCTTTTAATGCTCTAGACGAAACTTCTGTGGGAACATTAAGAAAAGTATTAGAGAAGCTGAGAACAGAACAAAAGTTAATTGTAATGACTTCTCATAACAAAGAAGATATTCAATTATTATGTGACCATACCATTACTATTTCAGAGGGGAAAATAATAGGTGTTCATAAAAATTTAGAACAGGAGAATGATCTGATGACCGCTAAAGACGCATAG